In Curtobacterium sp. L6-1, a genomic segment contains:
- a CDS encoding NAD(P)/FAD-dependent oxidoreductase gives MYDVVVIGAGPAGLSAALNLVRAKRTVLLVDANRPRNAATLRSHGFVTRDGISPLELRRLGRDEVAAYPEATVVQAVVDRVWQDDGAWRVHGTWRGAEVDATARAVLLATGLREEFPALPSLRAFYGTDVHSCVECDGYDKAGEPLAFLCETDDVVDRALLVGSWTDDLVVYTNGAAVLTEAGRDRLVAAGIRVDERPVADLEGDRTGMTGVRLADGHVEPRSGAFVRPLWHADLDWVEADLDRDAAGLVRVDRLGRTGVDGLYAVGDITPPGPEQLIVAAGHGASTAAAVHRDLIGGLEDLRDAVQ, from the coding sequence GTGTACGACGTCGTCGTCATCGGTGCCGGGCCGGCGGGGCTCAGTGCTGCGCTGAACCTGGTGCGGGCCAAGCGCACCGTGCTGCTCGTCGACGCCAACCGCCCGCGGAACGCCGCGACCCTCCGATCGCACGGCTTCGTCACGCGTGACGGCATCTCGCCGCTGGAGCTGCGCCGGCTCGGCCGCGACGAGGTGGCGGCGTACCCGGAGGCGACCGTCGTCCAGGCCGTGGTGGACCGGGTCTGGCAGGACGACGGCGCGTGGCGGGTGCACGGCACCTGGCGGGGAGCCGAGGTGGACGCGACCGCGCGTGCGGTCCTGCTCGCCACGGGCCTCCGTGAGGAGTTCCCCGCCCTGCCGTCGCTCCGGGCGTTCTACGGGACCGACGTCCACAGCTGCGTCGAGTGCGACGGGTACGACAAGGCGGGGGAGCCGCTGGCGTTCCTCTGCGAGACGGACGACGTCGTCGACCGCGCGCTCCTCGTCGGCTCGTGGACCGACGACCTGGTCGTCTACACGAACGGCGCCGCCGTGCTCACGGAGGCGGGCCGCGACCGACTCGTCGCCGCGGGCATCCGCGTCGACGAGCGCCCGGTGGCGGACCTCGAGGGGGACCGCACCGGGATGACCGGCGTGCGGCTCGCGGACGGGCACGTGGAGCCGCGCAGTGGAGCGTTCGTGCGTCCGCTCTGGCACGCGGACCTCGACTGGGTGGAGGCCGACCTCGACCGCGACGCGGCCGGCCTCGTCCGCGTGGACCGGCTCGGGCGGACGGGTGTCGACGGCCTCTACGCGGTGGGGGACATCACGCCTCCGGGGCCGGAACAGCTGATCGTGGCGGCCGGTCACGGTGCCTCGACGGCTGCTGCGGTGCACCGGGACCTGATCGGTGGTCTCGAAGACCTCCGGGATGCTGTACAGTAG
- a CDS encoding zinc-ribbon domain-containing protein translates to MIIFGSRTRTALVGVLFFACALCGSTAAQRLHRLRTWFTLFFVPVFPFGHGRYVLQCAYCGGQSSMPRDGAERFAADAERAQAAHLAQETLPPTAQ, encoded by the coding sequence ATGATCATCTTCGGCAGCCGGACCCGGACCGCCCTCGTGGGCGTGCTGTTCTTCGCCTGCGCGCTATGCGGGTCGACCGCGGCGCAGCGACTCCACCGCCTCCGGACCTGGTTCACGCTCTTCTTCGTGCCGGTCTTCCCCTTCGGGCACGGGCGCTACGTCCTGCAGTGCGCGTACTGCGGCGGGCAGTCCTCGATGCCGCGCGACGGCGCCGAGCGGTTCGCCGCCGACGCCGAGCGGGCACAGGCCGCGCACCTCGCGCAGGAGACCCTCCCGCCGACGGCGCAGTAG
- a CDS encoding ABC transporter substrate-binding protein, protein MKNTRATGRVASIAGIAVLGLVLASCSSGSSASDDAKSGQDSRGPITYVQGKDNSNVVRPLIEKWNKAHPDEKVTFKEQSDQADQQHDDLVQHFQAKDDNYDVVDVDVVWTAEFAAKGWLTPLTGDMAIDTDALLPSTVKTATYNDTLYAAPQTSDGALLYYRKDLVKTPPTTWDEMMDDCAIAKAEGIGCYAGQFAKYEGLTVNASEAINGSGGAVLDGSGKPTVDTADAKAGLQKLVDAFEDGNIPKEAITYQEEQGRTAFEDGKLLFLRNWPYVYSLAKTDGSSKVKDTFGIAPIPGADGVGASTLGGHNAAISVYSKHKATAHDFLEFLTSEETQKFFATQGSLAPVIGDLYTDEELTAKLPYLPTLLKSIESAEPRPVTPFYPAVTKAIQDNTYAALKGSKSVDDAMKDMEAALTSATDGGN, encoded by the coding sequence GTGAAGAACACACGTGCGACAGGCCGCGTGGCCTCGATCGCGGGGATCGCGGTCCTCGGCCTGGTGCTCGCGAGCTGCTCGAGCGGGAGCTCGGCCTCGGACGACGCGAAGAGCGGTCAGGACAGCCGCGGCCCGATCACCTACGTGCAGGGCAAGGACAACTCGAACGTCGTCCGCCCGCTGATCGAGAAGTGGAACAAGGCGCACCCGGACGAGAAGGTCACGTTCAAGGAGCAGTCCGACCAGGCCGACCAGCAGCACGACGACCTCGTGCAGCACTTCCAGGCCAAGGACGACAACTACGACGTGGTCGACGTGGACGTCGTCTGGACCGCCGAGTTCGCGGCGAAGGGCTGGCTCACGCCGCTGACGGGCGACATGGCGATCGACACGGACGCGCTGCTGCCGTCGACGGTGAAGACCGCGACGTACAACGACACCCTCTACGCGGCACCCCAGACGTCCGACGGTGCGCTGCTCTACTACCGCAAGGACCTCGTCAAGACCCCGCCCACGACGTGGGACGAGATGATGGACGACTGCGCGATCGCGAAGGCCGAGGGCATCGGCTGCTACGCGGGCCAGTTCGCGAAGTACGAGGGCCTGACCGTGAACGCGTCCGAGGCCATCAACGGATCCGGCGGTGCGGTCCTGGACGGCAGCGGCAAGCCCACCGTCGACACCGCCGACGCGAAGGCCGGACTGCAGAAGCTCGTCGACGCCTTCGAGGACGGCAACATCCCGAAGGAGGCGATCACCTACCAGGAGGAGCAGGGCCGTACCGCGTTCGAGGACGGCAAGCTGCTGTTCCTGCGCAACTGGCCGTACGTCTACAGCCTCGCCAAGACCGACGGGTCGAGCAAGGTCAAGGACACCTTCGGCATCGCGCCGATCCCCGGCGCGGACGGCGTCGGTGCCTCCACGCTCGGTGGGCACAACGCGGCGATCAGCGTGTACTCGAAGCACAAGGCCACCGCGCACGACTTCCTCGAGTTCCTGACCTCGGAGGAGACGCAGAAGTTCTTCGCGACCCAGGGCTCGCTCGCCCCGGTGATCGGTGACCTGTACACGGACGAGGAGCTCACGGCGAAGCTGCCGTACCTGCCGACGCTGCTCAAGTCCATCGAGTCGGCCGAGCCCCGTCCGGTGACGCCGTTCTACCCGGCGGTCACGAAGGCGATCCAGGACAACACCTACGCCGCCCTGAAGGGCTCGAAGAGCGTCGACGACGCGATGAAGGACATGGAGGCCGCGCTGACGTCGGCCACCGACGGCGGCAACTGA
- a CDS encoding carbohydrate ABC transporter permease, giving the protein MSAATEIPAAIPEPPSSDPQGSGAARRRKGGLNADHGRWAVYLIGPTLVLLAVVIGYPVVSAVIQSFQLDQGLDKATGLFVEGGFAGVTNYVHWLGQQCGNAACPPGNLGSQFWVAFGNTFFFTVVTVALETVIGLWMAIIMNRNFRGRALVRAAILIPWAIPTAVTAKLWYFIFDANGVLNHVIGHQVLWFSDEWASRFAIIIADTWKTTPFMALLILAGLQLIPDEVYEAGKMDGASTFQRFVNITLPLVKPALMVAILFRVLDALRIYDLIAIMTGGGGGSGNATVSLSVLVVDQIRQGFNSASALSTITFVVIFVVAFIFVRFLGANVVQTQAAQQKGELK; this is encoded by the coding sequence GTGTCAGCAGCAACCGAGATCCCCGCAGCGATCCCCGAACCCCCGAGCAGTGACCCCCAGGGCAGCGGAGCAGCGCGACGCCGGAAGGGCGGGCTGAACGCCGACCACGGCCGGTGGGCCGTCTACCTGATCGGCCCGACGCTCGTGCTCCTCGCCGTCGTCATCGGCTACCCCGTCGTCAGCGCGGTCATCCAGTCGTTCCAGCTCGACCAGGGTCTGGACAAGGCCACCGGGTTGTTCGTCGAGGGCGGCTTCGCGGGCGTGACGAACTACGTGCACTGGCTCGGCCAGCAGTGCGGCAACGCGGCCTGCCCGCCCGGCAACCTCGGGTCCCAGTTCTGGGTGGCCTTCGGCAACACGTTCTTCTTCACCGTGGTGACCGTGGCCCTCGAGACCGTCATCGGCCTCTGGATGGCCATCATCATGAACCGCAACTTCCGGGGCCGCGCCCTCGTCCGTGCGGCGATCCTCATCCCGTGGGCGATCCCGACGGCGGTCACCGCGAAGCTCTGGTACTTCATCTTCGACGCGAACGGCGTCCTCAACCACGTCATCGGCCACCAGGTCCTGTGGTTCTCGGACGAGTGGGCTTCGCGCTTCGCGATCATCATCGCCGACACCTGGAAGACGACGCCGTTCATGGCGCTGCTCATCCTGGCCGGGCTCCAGCTCATCCCGGACGAGGTGTACGAGGCCGGCAAGATGGACGGCGCCTCGACGTTCCAGCGGTTCGTCAACATCACGCTGCCGCTCGTCAAGCCGGCGCTCATGGTCGCCATCCTGTTCCGCGTGCTCGACGCCCTGCGGATCTACGACCTCATCGCGATCATGACCGGCGGCGGAGGCGGATCGGGCAACGCCACGGTGTCGCTCTCGGTCCTCGTCGTCGACCAGATCCGGCAGGGCTTCAACTCGGCCTCGGCCCTGTCCACCATCACCTTCGTGGTCATCTTCGTGGTGGCGTTCATCTTCGTCCGGTTCCTCGGCGCGAACGTCGTCCAGACCCAGGCAGCGCAGCAGAAGGGCGAACTCAAGTGA
- a CDS encoding carbohydrate ABC transporter permease, with protein sequence MTLAADRRVTVPGDRARTRTDVRTKRHVGPRLRTGIQAGVIALWCLLPFYWMIVTSFRDVGYTFDPTPFFTHVTLDNYATAFSTSLGNHLGRALLNSVLIGGVVTIIALLVGTTAAYALARLEFRGKSLIAGAILAASMFPGVALISPLFQLFTDIGWMGTYQALILPSISFVLPLTVYTLASFFREMPWDLEEAARIDGCTRVQAFRRIILPLAAPAVFTTAILAFISSWNEYLISSQLSSDATQPVTVAIASFAGSQPHQEPYTAVMAAGTIVTIPLVILVLVFQRRIVAGLTAGGVKG encoded by the coding sequence GTGACCCTCGCAGCAGACCGTCGCGTCACCGTCCCGGGCGACCGCGCCCGGACCCGCACCGACGTCCGGACGAAGCGGCACGTCGGGCCGAGGCTCCGGACCGGGATCCAGGCCGGCGTCATCGCGCTGTGGTGCCTCCTGCCCTTCTACTGGATGATCGTCACGTCGTTCCGGGACGTCGGGTACACCTTCGACCCGACGCCGTTCTTCACCCACGTGACGCTCGACAACTACGCCACGGCGTTCTCCACGTCCCTCGGGAACCACCTGGGGCGCGCACTGCTCAACAGCGTGCTCATCGGCGGGGTCGTGACGATCATCGCGCTGCTCGTCGGCACCACCGCGGCGTACGCCCTCGCCCGGCTCGAGTTCCGCGGCAAGTCGCTCATCGCCGGCGCCATCCTCGCGGCGTCGATGTTCCCCGGGGTCGCGCTCATCTCCCCGCTGTTCCAGCTCTTCACGGACATCGGTTGGATGGGCACGTACCAGGCGCTCATCCTGCCGAGCATCTCGTTCGTGCTGCCGCTGACGGTCTACACGCTGGCGTCGTTCTTCCGCGAGATGCCGTGGGACCTCGAGGAGGCCGCCCGCATCGACGGGTGCACCCGCGTGCAGGCGTTCCGCCGGATCATCCTGCCGCTCGCCGCACCGGCCGTCTTCACGACGGCGATCCTGGCGTTCATCTCGTCCTGGAACGAGTACCTCATCTCGTCGCAGCTCTCCAGCGACGCGACCCAGCCGGTGACCGTCGCCATCGCGTCGTTCGCCGGGTCGCAGCCGCACCAGGAGCCGTACACCGCCGTCATGGCGGCGGGCACGATCGTCACGATCCCGCTCGTCATCCTGGTGCTGGTGTTCCAGCGTCGCATCGTGGCCGGCCTCACCGCCGGCGGCGTGAAGGGCTGA
- a CDS encoding LacI family DNA-binding transcriptional regulator yields the protein MGIQEIATATGLSKATVSRALRGLPTVAGATIDEVRRVADELGYVPSSAAAGLATGRQRAVGVVLPVIDRWFYAKALGGVDAELRAAGYDLVLYNLGGPGGDRHRAFRRAMLRQRVDALVLLSLVLDETERRELQVSELPTIVIGGPAHDLRNVGVDDRAVAALVVRHLTDLGHRHVAYVGGQDEAGMNVAVPYQRRDGFTEAMTRAGHPVRTGWYADGRFSFAGGVAAGTALLDVRPVERPTAVVCASDEMALGVVVAAQRLGLVVPADVSVTGVDGHEYGEVLGLTTVAQDPGAQGRVAARAVVAEAQGAPPTVVPVSPARLVVRRTTAPPTR from the coding sequence GTGGGGATCCAGGAGATCGCGACCGCGACCGGACTGTCCAAGGCGACCGTGTCCCGAGCCCTCCGCGGGCTGCCCACGGTGGCCGGGGCGACGATCGACGAGGTGCGCCGTGTCGCCGACGAACTCGGGTACGTCCCGAGCTCGGCGGCGGCCGGGCTCGCCACCGGACGCCAGCGTGCCGTCGGGGTGGTCCTGCCGGTCATCGACCGCTGGTTCTACGCCAAGGCACTCGGTGGGGTCGACGCCGAGCTGCGGGCGGCCGGGTACGACCTGGTCCTGTACAACCTCGGCGGGCCGGGCGGCGACCGGCACCGGGCGTTCCGACGGGCGATGCTGCGGCAGCGGGTCGACGCCCTCGTGCTGCTCTCCCTCGTGCTCGACGAGACCGAACGCCGGGAACTGCAGGTGAGCGAACTGCCGACGATCGTCATCGGCGGTCCGGCCCACGACCTCCGGAACGTCGGCGTGGACGACCGCGCGGTGGCGGCCCTCGTCGTGCGGCACCTGACCGACCTAGGCCACCGCCACGTCGCGTACGTCGGCGGCCAGGACGAGGCGGGCATGAACGTCGCGGTACCGTACCAGCGCCGGGACGGGTTCACCGAGGCGATGACCCGGGCGGGCCACCCCGTCCGCACCGGGTGGTACGCCGACGGGCGGTTCTCGTTCGCGGGCGGGGTCGCCGCCGGGACCGCGCTGCTCGACGTCCGGCCGGTGGAACGGCCCACGGCGGTGGTGTGCGCCTCGGACGAGATGGCGCTCGGCGTCGTCGTGGCGGCGCAGCGCCTCGGGCTGGTGGTACCCGCCGACGTGTCGGTCACCGGCGTGGACGGGCACGAGTACGGCGAGGTGCTCGGACTGACGACCGTGGCGCAGGACCCGGGTGCACAGGGGCGGGTCGCGGCGCGGGCCGTGGTGGCCGAGGCGCAGGGGGCGCCGCCGACGGTCGTGCCGGTGTCGCCGGCCCGTCTGGTGGTGCGGCGGACGACGGCGCCACCGACGCGCTGA
- a CDS encoding MBL fold metallo-hydrolase, whose product MQVTKLEHACLVVEQDGARLVIDPGAFTRPVEETGVVAVVVTHEHPDHATTEQIAGILERNPGIPVLGPAGVAAALAEVVAVDVVTDGEARTVGPFSLTFHGTRHQVIHSSIPIVDNTGVLVNDTLFHPGDAYVAPPGPVELLATPVGAPWLRIGDLMDHLAAVAPRRAFPIHEATLSDIGFAGHTDRIRQVVEPAGEVVVLAPGESLTV is encoded by the coding sequence ATGCAGGTCACGAAACTGGAACACGCGTGCCTCGTCGTCGAGCAGGACGGCGCCCGTCTCGTCATCGACCCGGGGGCCTTCACCCGCCCCGTCGAGGAGACCGGGGTCGTCGCGGTCGTCGTCACCCACGAGCACCCGGACCACGCCACGACGGAGCAGATCGCGGGGATTCTCGAGCGGAACCCGGGCATCCCCGTCCTCGGCCCGGCCGGTGTCGCCGCGGCGCTCGCCGAGGTCGTCGCCGTCGACGTCGTCACCGACGGGGAGGCGCGCACCGTCGGGCCGTTCTCGCTCACCTTCCACGGCACGCGGCACCAGGTCATCCACTCGTCGATCCCGATCGTCGACAACACCGGCGTGCTGGTGAACGACACGCTGTTCCACCCGGGGGACGCCTACGTCGCACCGCCCGGTCCCGTCGAGCTGCTCGCGACGCCGGTCGGGGCGCCCTGGCTGCGGATCGGCGACCTCATGGACCACCTCGCCGCGGTCGCCCCGCGTCGTGCGTTCCCGATCCACGAGGCCACGCTGTCGGACATCGGGTTCGCCGGCCACACGGACCGGATCCGCCAGGTGGTGGAGCCCGCCGGGGAGGTCGTGGTGCTCGCACCGGGGGAGTCGCTCACCGTGTGA
- a CDS encoding fluoride efflux transporter FluC, whose translation MDDRAPTTAPPSSRPPHLRAGLVALVALGGAVGTTARAILAQALPAVDGISWTILAINVVGAFCLGLLLESLALRGPDIGRRRTVRVVVGTGVLGGFTTYSTLADDTAHLLDVGRWGAGSGYALLSVVLGLAAVVAGLALATALRRRAASGPEVTR comes from the coding sequence ATGGACGACCGAGCGCCGACCACCGCACCCCCGTCGTCCCGCCCGCCGCACCTGCGCGCCGGGCTCGTCGCCCTGGTGGCCCTCGGTGGCGCGGTCGGCACCACGGCCCGGGCCATCCTCGCCCAGGCGTTGCCCGCCGTCGACGGCATCAGCTGGACCATCCTCGCGATCAACGTCGTCGGCGCGTTCTGCCTCGGACTCCTGCTCGAGAGCCTCGCCCTGCGCGGTCCCGACATCGGTCGTCGTCGGACGGTCCGGGTCGTCGTCGGGACGGGGGTGCTCGGCGGGTTCACCACCTACAGCACGCTCGCCGACGACACCGCGCACCTGCTCGACGTCGGACGGTGGGGCGCCGGCAGCGGGTACGCCCTGCTCTCCGTCGTGCTCGGCCTCGCGGCGGTCGTGGCCGGGCTCGCGCTCGCCACGGCGCTGCGTCGTCGCGCGGCGTCCGGTCCGGAGGTGACGCGATGA
- the crcB gene encoding fluoride efflux transporter CrcB produces MSALELVFVALGGGVGAALRFVLDGLVKARVTRFPLGTLLINVSGSFVLGLLTGLGEAGTIAAPAVAVLGTGMMGGYTTFSTASVETVQLLRSGRTRLAVLNGLGMLVVSVGAAALGLQLGRNP; encoded by the coding sequence ATGAGCGCCCTGGAGCTCGTGTTCGTCGCCCTCGGCGGCGGGGTCGGGGCGGCACTGCGCTTCGTGCTCGACGGTCTGGTGAAGGCACGGGTGACCCGTTTCCCGCTCGGCACCCTGCTCATCAACGTGTCCGGGTCGTTCGTCCTCGGGCTGCTGACGGGCCTGGGGGAGGCAGGCACCATCGCCGCCCCCGCGGTCGCGGTGCTCGGGACGGGCATGATGGGGGGCTACACGACGTTCTCGACGGCGAGCGTCGAGACCGTGCAGCTCCTCCGATCGGGCAGGACCCGGCTCGCCGTCCTGAACGGTCTCGGGATGCTCGTCGTCTCGGTCGGCGCTGCTGCGCTCGGCCTCCAGCTCGGAAGGAACCCATGA